In Fibrobacter sp. UWB10, one DNA window encodes the following:
- a CDS encoding beta-ketoacyl-ACP synthase: protein MSRRVVITGGSCISSLGMEVEDVFSALKSLKNRVVRMNEWDMYAQMNTRLASPILYDLPEYPRKKIRGAGRVALLSIASADKAIQCAGLAEQPELLKSGRVGVAYGSSMGSINPLLDFFSMLKPPHDCSKITATTYIRSMPQTCAVNVSVFFGTTGRIITTNTACTSGSLSIGYAYEAIKYGMQDVMIAGGADELDATESAVFDTLFATSVKNDTPELTPAPFDSNRDGLVIGEGAGTLILEEYEHAKARGAHIYAELVGFGHNTDGDHITQPKKETMQIALELALADSGLSPDAIGYVSAHGTATRHGDVAESWATYGAFKERAVPISSLKGYIGHTLGACGGIESWLSINMMNRGWFNPNLNLKTVDPACAPLDYIMDSGREFDTEYIMSNNFAFGGVNTSLIFKRV from the coding sequence ATGAGTCGTCGCGTCGTTATTACGGGTGGCAGCTGCATTTCTTCGTTGGGAATGGAAGTCGAAGACGTCTTTTCGGCCCTCAAGAGCTTGAAAAACCGCGTCGTTCGCATGAATGAATGGGATATGTATGCGCAAATGAATACGCGCTTGGCAAGCCCCATTCTGTACGATCTGCCGGAATATCCTCGCAAGAAAATTCGCGGTGCGGGTCGAGTGGCTCTTCTTTCTATCGCTTCTGCAGACAAGGCCATTCAATGTGCAGGCCTTGCCGAACAACCGGAACTCTTGAAGTCTGGCCGCGTCGGTGTTGCTTACGGTTCGTCCATGGGTAGCATCAATCCGCTGCTTGACTTTTTCTCAATGCTGAAACCGCCTCATGACTGTTCAAAGATTACGGCAACAACTTATATCCGTTCTATGCCGCAAACTTGCGCCGTAAACGTGAGTGTGTTCTTCGGCACGACAGGCCGCATTATTACGACAAATACCGCCTGCACAAGCGGTAGCCTTTCAATCGGTTATGCTTACGAAGCCATCAAGTACGGCATGCAAGACGTCATGATCGCCGGCGGTGCCGATGAACTCGATGCGACTGAATCGGCCGTGTTTGACACCTTGTTTGCAACAAGCGTAAAAAACGATACGCCGGAACTGACGCCTGCTCCGTTCGACAGCAATCGCGATGGTCTTGTGATTGGCGAAGGTGCCGGAACGCTCATTCTCGAAGAATATGAACACGCCAAGGCCCGCGGCGCGCATATCTATGCAGAACTGGTTGGCTTTGGACACAATACCGACGGCGATCATATTACGCAGCCGAAAAAAGAAACGATGCAGATTGCCCTGGAACTCGCTCTTGCTGATTCGGGCCTTTCTCCCGATGCCATTGGCTACGTAAGCGCCCATGGTACTGCAACGCGTCACGGTGACGTGGCTGAAAGCTGGGCAACGTACGGTGCCTTCAAGGAACGCGCCGTGCCTATATCCAGTCTTAAAGGCTACATCGGACACACCCTGGGTGCATGCGGTGGCATTGAATCGTGGCTTAGCATTAACATGATGAACCGCGGATGGTTCAACCCGAATCTTAACCTTAAAACGGTTGACCCCGCCTGCGCCCCGCTCGATTACATTATGGACTCCGGCCGAGAATTCGACACCGAATACATCATGTCGAACAACTTCGCCTTCGGCGGCGTAAACACATCGCTCATATTCAAGCGCGTGTAA
- a CDS encoding DUF6603 domain-containing protein → MSDNKNSSNNGASKDKKPADTVTYFIEKLATVFSRVKDCILQDLLDELVKEGATREDFQKELDQVKNKSADDFKLFVDKIIKKLGYDISAAGSECNDLYEVLKQLVVSGEKLGTAFKKLFKDYQDKDPQEVIENLISGIKINPNEKKDGQNTTLVTWSDVKNSFSSLDNLCDEAKKIGDSDTLLIGTEKFNIGLAAEGSDYGKIMPILSLIQEILDLIKKFSDIEWGKIKDECEDFGDFISSTYFTEEFGKRILDYILILILKNAKDVFRDDLNIIWDELKNYRDKLGKDLKDAQNSLEGPIKNIVDFFAKISKDDNFQKMLEFLDEILDLRKEINDLKSQLEKELTAALEAAEKEISEAQDAIESEIKELAETAEKSPTGAIEDLPDTAGKIGSTLKESGSNAEGIVKDTASNIVNKLEDAGSQLKDNAEKYVSSELDNIQNRINEARDRIKKEIENRIKEEISRRIQAAIKVAEAKIKELIKEEFPQYDSLARTFHKVYAVLEFVGIIGEEKVKLATYIPNKVDDNDGGILDPIKSIEIPSFDWKALKQIFTSPKSYLEEKFPLKNCDDIEKLIVKVSNLLNAFDCNIPKISSIKDFLWELVARVEAEIKKNTASEANEFIENLKEFKAYIYTALIALEDIALETKSQLTAEFESFREKGEGLIDDLKKQVSKDLGNLKDQVSDKLNDLKNTAAINIGTIDTDSSFYKIFIETLGEAACEEISASFNGVKLNKDITLTHCNDSAKKAVDNLRENSKNIISKIEDFLDKDKWENSFNDTVIKLKTEFEIQTAGIPKNKKEVEEAVEDCVNKLLKGNSPNNPFDGIDFSKYYDIVADAVEDRLPTDLDKEFENFGTALNSAIKELTEAICKDAEQLKADTEQNVSEIVKYSKGIPQLACNILNTWLEKVKDKFYEIIIKPILSQIRKAIKAWFNEVLSEVLKAVKKTLNDILKNSELKNLLDNVDSVIDEIINTIPVVEKLVSDVKDLADEAPKVDTWKSGFLFAVKVIKAIPKQIREKAFEICKIPELPVCLENIKLPDYKFDAENNILIVDIWTKKITDNSGSANGEANVCIQLVLFAGEKTVDGEKHEGLYIVPILDHSSGLTINIGKNHKLEFKDDFGLNNNIDTNKQNSEETTNIFVDVSKPIGSNLFNASGDKDSVSANASLRFSRKEGAGDLSFFDTNIASLSIKNYSLSTSLSYNKKGSDNKGFDFGVNGTLDTLVLTLKLRNQNDFFKKILKDDIAIKLSKLDVGYSLSDGFNIDGGLYVNIPINSDIDLKFIKFNNINLEIGGEKGNLLANLLTTFVVDLEGIVITFPEMGLGIKCNVLDSNFKPGSFKISPKFKFPSGLGISIDVEAVKGSGFVDWNEEKGRFFGQVELTILDKCGASGRILFTTGKNNTPYSFSGALSVFFTPGIQLGMGFSLTAIGGSLGVNRALNIDKLRDAVYDGTLTSVLLTKDIDKDIEKILANIDNYYPIHEGQMYFGLLGQITWGEILKADLGLFIQAPSPVAIIIAGNIAVKIENESAKKLIAINASFMGGYQADKGIFFDAHLYDSHIVGIDLYGDVALRIYWAGSTKGFILSAGGFHPQYKPESGFNLPDMKRMGMKLDYDILKMSLEAYFAITSNTVQFGTDFQMKIGWDKFGITGYAGFNALFQFHPFMFVVDMSAGLAVKVGSCTICSISLDFELGGPAQWHAKGTASFWVLFIKIKVSFSLTWGKKQVDDNRSRIDVLPLYTDAFNDRNNWKFISTDLVDNMVSMVEFDRNDFVMQPSESIMFTQSAVPFYKKMECYGEGTVNDCNFLAIKEITIGGRTVEYDAEMNSFAPSLVKRLSEKEKLSYPSYEDMHSGFRIKATVGKDISGFDDISFEENYEICEDNFGKCNKDFWETYCSSDSNKSSSASTLQSTQKSSANTMRAALRRTAAGFDRYVKQTDQALADTYKSQLSDKIKNV, encoded by the coding sequence ATGAGCGACAACAAGAATTCATCAAACAATGGGGCCTCTAAGGACAAAAAGCCCGCTGACACTGTCACCTACTTTATTGAAAAACTTGCGACCGTTTTTTCGCGAGTCAAAGACTGCATTTTACAGGATCTACTTGACGAACTTGTAAAAGAAGGTGCCACCAGGGAAGATTTCCAGAAAGAATTGGACCAGGTAAAGAACAAAAGCGCCGACGACTTCAAGCTCTTTGTTGACAAAATCATCAAGAAACTTGGTTACGATATTTCGGCTGCCGGGTCGGAATGCAACGATCTCTACGAAGTATTAAAGCAACTTGTTGTATCTGGCGAAAAACTTGGTACAGCATTCAAAAAGCTTTTTAAGGATTACCAAGATAAAGACCCCCAGGAGGTTATCGAAAACCTTATATCTGGCATCAAAATTAATCCTAACGAAAAGAAGGATGGCCAAAATACCACGCTTGTCACTTGGTCTGACGTAAAAAACAGTTTCAGCTCCCTAGACAACCTATGTGATGAAGCTAAAAAAATCGGCGATAGCGATACCTTGTTAATCGGAACCGAGAAGTTTAATATTGGTTTGGCAGCAGAAGGCAGCGATTACGGCAAGATCATGCCCATTCTCAGCCTCATTCAGGAGATTCTTGACCTTATCAAGAAATTCTCGGATATTGAATGGGGAAAAATTAAGGATGAATGCGAGGATTTTGGCGATTTTATAAGCTCTACGTATTTTACGGAAGAATTCGGAAAGCGAATCCTAGATTACATCCTTATTCTCATTTTGAAAAATGCCAAGGACGTTTTCAGAGACGACCTCAATATTATTTGGGATGAGCTCAAAAATTATAGAGACAAATTAGGTAAGGACCTCAAAGATGCCCAAAACAGTCTTGAAGGGCCAATTAAAAACATTGTGGATTTCTTTGCCAAGATTAGCAAAGACGATAATTTCCAAAAAATGTTGGAATTTTTGGATGAAATCCTCGATCTTAGAAAAGAGATTAATGATCTCAAATCTCAGCTAGAAAAAGAATTAACTGCCGCTCTAGAGGCTGCCGAAAAAGAAATAAGCGAAGCGCAAGATGCAATAGAATCCGAAATAAAAGAGCTTGCAGAAACTGCAGAAAAATCGCCTACAGGAGCAATCGAGGACCTTCCAGACACGGCCGGTAAAATCGGCAGCACTCTTAAAGAGTCTGGTTCAAACGCGGAAGGCATCGTTAAAGATACCGCATCAAATATCGTTAACAAGTTAGAAGACGCCGGTTCTCAACTCAAGGACAACGCCGAGAAATACGTTTCTTCTGAATTAGATAACATTCAAAACAGAATAAATGAAGCTCGCGATCGAATCAAGAAAGAAATTGAAAATCGCATTAAGGAAGAAATCTCTCGTCGAATTCAGGCGGCCATTAAGGTTGCCGAAGCGAAAATAAAAGAGCTCATTAAGGAAGAATTCCCCCAATACGATTCTCTCGCAAGAACGTTCCATAAGGTTTATGCCGTATTAGAATTCGTCGGAATAATCGGCGAAGAAAAGGTCAAACTCGCGACCTACATTCCTAATAAAGTAGATGACAACGATGGCGGCATTTTAGATCCAATCAAGTCCATAGAGATTCCCTCTTTTGACTGGAAAGCGCTGAAGCAAATATTTACAAGCCCCAAGAGTTATCTAGAAGAAAAATTCCCTTTAAAAAACTGCGACGATATCGAAAAGCTAATCGTCAAAGTTTCCAATTTGTTAAATGCCTTTGACTGTAATATTCCCAAGATCAGTTCTATCAAAGACTTCTTATGGGAATTGGTCGCTCGCGTTGAAGCAGAAATCAAGAAGAACACCGCTTCTGAAGCGAACGAGTTTATTGAAAATTTGAAGGAATTCAAGGCATATATTTATACCGCTTTGATTGCCTTGGAAGATATCGCTCTTGAAACAAAGAGTCAATTGACCGCCGAATTTGAAAGTTTCCGTGAGAAAGGCGAAGGCCTCATTGACGACCTAAAGAAACAAGTAAGTAAAGATTTAGGGAATCTCAAGGATCAAGTAAGCGACAAGTTAAACGACCTTAAAAATACAGCAGCAATAAATATTGGAACAATTGATACCGATAGCAGTTTCTACAAAATCTTTATTGAGACCTTAGGTGAGGCCGCATGCGAGGAAATCTCAGCATCCTTTAACGGGGTAAAGCTAAACAAGGATATAACACTCACTCATTGTAACGACTCTGCCAAGAAAGCTGTAGACAACCTCCGTGAAAATTCAAAAAATATTATATCAAAAATCGAAGATTTCCTTGACAAGGACAAATGGGAAAACAGTTTTAATGACACCGTAATAAAACTGAAGACTGAATTTGAAATACAGACGGCAGGAATCCCGAAGAATAAAAAAGAAGTTGAAGAAGCTGTTGAAGATTGCGTCAATAAATTGTTAAAAGGGAATTCCCCCAACAATCCATTCGATGGAATTGATTTTTCCAAGTATTACGACATCGTTGCAGACGCCGTTGAAGATCGACTTCCAACTGATTTGGACAAAGAATTTGAAAATTTTGGCACAGCCTTAAATAGCGCCATAAAAGAATTAACTGAAGCCATATGTAAGGATGCTGAACAGCTAAAAGCTGACACCGAACAAAATGTTAGCGAAATTGTCAAATATTCAAAAGGAATCCCGCAACTTGCTTGCAATATCTTAAATACATGGCTTGAAAAGGTTAAAGACAAGTTCTACGAAATCATCATCAAGCCTATACTCTCTCAAATCCGAAAAGCTATCAAGGCTTGGTTCAACGAAGTTCTTAGTGAAGTTCTTAAAGCCGTCAAAAAAACTTTAAATGATATTCTTAAAAATTCCGAACTCAAGAACTTGTTAGATAATGTTGACTCCGTCATTGACGAAATCATCAACACAATTCCTGTAGTTGAGAAGCTCGTCAGCGATGTCAAGGATTTGGCCGATGAAGCCCCAAAAGTAGACACCTGGAAGAGCGGTTTCCTATTTGCTGTAAAGGTAATCAAAGCCATTCCAAAACAAATCAGGGAGAAGGCTTTCGAGATCTGCAAGATTCCAGAACTTCCGGTTTGTTTAGAGAACATCAAATTGCCCGATTACAAGTTTGATGCCGAAAACAACATCTTGATTGTAGACATCTGGACTAAAAAAATTACAGACAACAGCGGAAGCGCCAACGGAGAAGCCAATGTTTGCATACAACTCGTACTGTTTGCAGGTGAGAAAACTGTTGATGGCGAGAAACACGAAGGTCTTTACATAGTCCCTATTCTAGACCACTCATCTGGTCTCACTATCAACATCGGCAAAAATCATAAACTAGAATTTAAAGATGATTTTGGTTTAAACAACAACATTGATACCAACAAGCAAAATTCAGAAGAGACAACGAATATTTTTGTTGATGTAAGCAAGCCTATCGGAAGCAACCTATTTAATGCAAGTGGCGATAAAGATTCCGTTAGTGCAAACGCCTCTTTAAGATTCAGCAGAAAAGAAGGGGCTGGCGATTTAAGTTTCTTCGACACAAACATTGCTTCGCTGTCTATAAAAAATTACTCCTTGTCAACATCCCTTTCCTACAACAAGAAAGGTTCTGACAACAAGGGTTTTGACTTCGGTGTAAACGGCACATTAGATACCCTAGTCCTTACTTTAAAACTCCGTAATCAAAATGACTTTTTCAAGAAAATTTTGAAGGACGATATAGCCATTAAGCTAAGCAAACTTGATGTAGGCTATTCCCTAAGTGACGGATTCAATATAGATGGCGGACTCTATGTCAATATTCCCATCAACAGTGATATTGACTTGAAATTTATCAAGTTCAACAACATCAATTTGGAAATCGGCGGCGAAAAGGGAAATCTCCTAGCCAACCTGTTGACAACCTTTGTTGTGGACTTGGAAGGTATCGTTATCACCTTCCCCGAAATGGGGCTCGGTATTAAATGCAACGTCTTAGACTCCAATTTTAAGCCGGGTTCTTTCAAAATATCTCCGAAGTTCAAGTTCCCCAGCGGCCTTGGCATTTCTATCGACGTAGAGGCTGTCAAGGGTTCAGGCTTTGTGGACTGGAACGAAGAAAAGGGCCGCTTCTTTGGACAAGTGGAACTGACCATTCTTGACAAGTGTGGTGCCAGTGGAAGAATCCTGTTCACCACGGGCAAGAACAATACGCCGTACTCCTTTAGCGGAGCCCTGAGCGTATTCTTTACCCCGGGCATTCAGTTGGGCATGGGATTCTCGTTGACCGCTATTGGCGGCTCCCTTGGCGTAAACCGCGCACTAAACATTGATAAGCTACGCGATGCCGTATACGACGGAACTCTCACTTCTGTTTTGCTGACAAAGGATATTGACAAGGATATCGAAAAAATCCTTGCAAATATCGATAATTACTACCCCATTCATGAAGGGCAAATGTATTTTGGTCTCCTCGGGCAAATCACCTGGGGAGAAATCCTTAAAGCGGACCTCGGCTTATTTATACAGGCTCCGAGCCCAGTAGCCATTATTATTGCCGGTAACATCGCAGTAAAAATTGAAAATGAAAGCGCTAAAAAGCTAATCGCCATTAACGCAAGCTTTATGGGCGGCTATCAGGCCGATAAGGGAATCTTCTTTGACGCCCACCTGTACGATTCCCATATTGTAGGTATTGACCTTTATGGCGATGTGGCCTTGCGCATTTACTGGGCCGGCAGCACGAAAGGATTTATATTATCGGCAGGCGGTTTCCATCCGCAGTACAAACCTGAAAGCGGCTTCAACCTTCCAGACATGAAGCGCATGGGAATGAAACTGGATTATGACATTTTGAAAATGTCGTTGGAAGCTTACTTCGCGATAACTTCGAATACAGTCCAGTTCGGTACCGATTTCCAGATGAAAATTGGTTGGGACAAGTTTGGAATCACTGGATATGCGGGATTCAATGCTCTATTCCAGTTCCACCCCTTTATGTTTGTTGTAGACATGTCCGCAGGACTTGCAGTCAAGGTGGGCAGTTGCACCATTTGCTCCATTAGCCTTGACTTTGAACTTGGTGGCCCTGCTCAGTGGCATGCCAAGGGTACAGCTAGTTTCTGGGTGCTGTTCATTAAGATTAAGGTATCCTTCAGTCTTACTTGGGGCAAAAAGCAGGTCGACGACAACCGTAGCCGTATTGACGTACTGCCGCTTTACACCGACGCCTTTAATGACAGGAACAACTGGAAGTTTATTTCCACGGATCTTGTCGACAACATGGTCTCCATGGTGGAATTCGACCGTAACGACTTTGTGATGCAGCCTTCAGAAAGCATCATGTTTACGCAATCTGCTGTTCCGTTCTATAAAAAGATGGAATGCTACGGCGAAGGAACCGTAAACGACTGCAATTTCCTTGCAATCAAGGAAATAACAATTGGCGGACGCACTGTTGAATACGACGCAGAAATGAATTCCTTTGCGCCTAGCCTTGTGAAGAGACTGAGCGAAAAAGAAAAGCTTTCTTATCCGTCTTACGAAGACATGCACTCCGGCTTCCGAATCAAAGCAACCGTAGGCAAAGATATTTCAGGTTTCGATGATATTTCTTTTGAAGAAAACTATGAAATATGCGAAGACAACTTTGGAAAATGCAACAAAGATTTTTGGGAAACCTATTGCTCTAGCGATTCAAATAAATCGTCTTCCGCAAGCACACTCCAGAGCACCCAAAAGTCTTCTGCAAACACAATGAGAGCCGCTCTGCGAAGGACTGCCGCCGGATTTGACAGATATGTCAAGCAGACTGATCAGGCTCTTGCAGACACTTACAAATCTCAGCTCTCTGACAAAATTAAGAATGTTTAA
- a CDS encoding DUF6734 family protein, translating into MITGLHVNSTAPYFAKNKGKEYFIEDFEILTTILSALMWRRCNGPIKLYTDDVGLAYYQSLGLTDLWNGGIDTETISNIPDSIDQNIFWAGAKLFAIKNEGVPVALIDTDLIVWTDLNEILSKEKFACLHREEFVECYLPLELLKRRKGYAPDPKWDWSVNPCNTAFAYFGDKDFLEYYTTRSIDFMTDNKEMPCEFVSQMVFAEQRVVAMCAKAMDIPIYAFLDDPFQDNNDNFSHLWGAKNIARDRRSQRVSLCCALMKKINKLFPEYRNDSEVFNVIMENYI; encoded by the coding sequence ATGATTACAGGACTTCACGTCAATAGTACAGCGCCCTATTTTGCCAAGAACAAAGGGAAAGAATACTTTATAGAAGATTTTGAAATTCTGACCACAATTTTGTCCGCTTTAATGTGGAGAAGGTGCAATGGTCCCATAAAACTTTATACAGATGATGTAGGTTTAGCATATTATCAAAGCCTTGGACTTACGGACCTGTGGAATGGAGGCATTGACACCGAAACCATATCGAACATTCCCGATTCTATAGACCAGAATATTTTCTGGGCCGGAGCCAAGTTATTCGCCATTAAAAACGAAGGGGTTCCCGTCGCGTTGATCGACACGGATTTAATCGTTTGGACAGATCTTAACGAAATTCTTTCTAAAGAAAAGTTTGCCTGTTTACATCGAGAAGAATTTGTAGAGTGTTATCTGCCTTTGGAACTGCTTAAAAGGCGAAAAGGGTACGCCCCCGACCCTAAGTGGGACTGGTCGGTAAACCCGTGCAACACAGCCTTTGCCTATTTTGGGGACAAGGATTTTTTGGAATATTACACAACACGTTCCATTGACTTCATGACAGACAACAAGGAAATGCCTTGCGAATTCGTATCTCAAATGGTATTTGCAGAGCAACGTGTGGTAGCAATGTGCGCAAAAGCGATGGATATCCCCATCTACGCATTTTTGGACGATCCTTTCCAAGACAACAATGACAATTTTTCCCATTTGTGGGGAGCGAAAAACATAGCCCGAGACCGCAGAAGTCAACGAGTTTCTCTTTGTTGTGCCTTGATGAAAAAGATTAACAAGCTTTTCCCTGAATACAGAAACGACTCCGAAGTCTTTAATGTAATCATGGAAAATTACATTTAA
- a CDS encoding acyl-CoA dehydrogenase family protein, which produces MANFYTDHPEIKFNLESNSLMPRIVELKEKGYADKDAFDYAPEDFADAMDNYNRVLEVAGDITANTVFPNSEEVDAEGPHCENGRVRYASKTYENLEATRKAGLNGVTMPRRFGGLNFPITAYTAINEMIASADAGFENIWSLQDCIETLYEFGDEDQRSRFIPRVCAGETMSMDLTEPDAGSDLQRVMLKATYSEADKCWYLNGVKRFITNGDSDIHLVLARSEEGTRDGRGLSMFIYDKRDGGVDVRRIENKMGIHGSPTCELVYKNAKAELCGRRKFGLIKYVMALMNGARLGIAAQSVGISQMAYNEALAYAKDRKQFGQAIVNFPAVYEMISHIKARLDAGRALLYQTASYVDIYKGLEDIERDRKLTDEEKAELKLYQKLASACTPLAKGMNSEYANINSYDSIQVHGGSGYMLEYACQRLYRDARITSIYEGTTQLQTVAALPHVTTGTYSQMLEEFEAQDVRPEYEALKARAKAMDVKYNEAVEFVKSANNNEFTDLCSRHLYEMAANCVMSQLLLRDATKSPELFDKSVKVYLNLAEAEIAKHYNFVKSLSVESLESYKQA; this is translated from the coding sequence ATGGCGAATTTTTATACAGATCATCCCGAGATTAAATTCAACCTCGAAAGCAATTCCCTGATGCCGCGCATTGTCGAGCTCAAGGAAAAGGGCTATGCCGACAAGGACGCTTTCGACTATGCGCCGGAAGATTTTGCCGACGCGATGGACAACTACAACCGCGTGCTCGAAGTCGCTGGCGACATCACCGCAAACACTGTCTTCCCGAACTCTGAAGAAGTGGACGCCGAAGGCCCGCACTGCGAAAACGGCCGCGTTCGTTACGCTTCCAAGACTTATGAAAACCTCGAAGCCACCCGCAAGGCCGGCCTCAATGGTGTCACGATGCCGCGCCGCTTTGGCGGCCTGAACTTCCCGATTACCGCCTACACGGCCATCAACGAAATGATCGCCTCTGCAGACGCCGGTTTCGAGAACATCTGGTCCCTGCAGGACTGCATCGAGACCTTGTACGAATTCGGCGACGAGGACCAGCGTTCCCGCTTTATCCCGCGCGTGTGCGCCGGCGAAACGATGTCGATGGACTTGACCGAACCCGATGCCGGTTCCGACCTGCAGCGCGTAATGCTCAAGGCCACCTACAGCGAAGCTGACAAGTGCTGGTACCTGAACGGCGTGAAGCGCTTCATCACGAACGGTGATAGCGACATTCACCTGGTGCTCGCCCGCTCCGAAGAAGGCACCCGCGACGGTCGTGGTCTTTCCATGTTCATTTACGACAAGCGCGACGGTGGCGTTGACGTTCGCCGTATCGAAAACAAGATGGGTATCCACGGAAGCCCGACTTGCGAACTTGTCTACAAGAACGCCAAGGCAGAACTCTGCGGCCGCCGCAAGTTCGGTCTGATCAAGTACGTGATGGCCCTCATGAACGGTGCCCGTCTCGGCATTGCCGCTCAGTCCGTGGGCATCAGCCAGATGGCCTACAACGAAGCTCTCGCCTACGCCAAGGACCGTAAGCAGTTCGGCCAGGCCATCGTGAACTTCCCGGCTGTGTACGAAATGATTTCTCACATCAAGGCACGCCTTGATGCAGGCCGCGCTTTGCTGTACCAGACTGCCAGCTACGTGGACATCTACAAGGGCCTCGAAGACATCGAACGTGACCGCAAGCTCACCGACGAAGAAAAGGCCGAACTCAAGCTGTACCAGAAGCTCGCCTCTGCATGCACTCCGCTTGCAAAGGGCATGAACTCTGAATACGCTAACATCAACAGCTACGACAGCATCCAGGTTCACGGTGGTTCGGGCTACATGCTCGAATACGCTTGCCAGCGCCTGTACCGCGACGCCCGTATCACTTCGATTTACGAAGGTACGACGCAGTTGCAGACGGTTGCAGCTCTCCCGCACGTGACCACCGGCACTTACAGCCAGATGCTCGAAGAATTCGAAGCTCAGGATGTTCGCCCGGAATACGAAGCACTCAAGGCCCGCGCAAAGGCCATGGACGTGAAGTACAACGAAGCTGTGGAATTCGTGAAGTCCGCCAACAACAACGAATTCACCGACCTCTGCAGCCGTCACCTGTACGAAATGGCCGCCAACTGCGTGATGAGCCAGCTGCTCCTCCGCGATGCCACCAAGTCGCCTGAACTGTTCGACAAGAGCGTGAAGGTGTACCTGAACCTCGCCGAAGCCGAAATCGCGAAGCACTACAACTTCGTGAAGAGCTTGAGCGTGGAATCGCTGGAAAGCTACAAGCAGGCATAA
- a CDS encoding electron transfer flavoprotein subunit alpha/FixB family protein, with protein MNNVFVYCEIEGTTVVDVSLELLSKGRKLANTLGVQLECICAGKGLDGIEKQVFPYGVDKVHVFDAEGLFPYTTNPHAALVVNLFKEEQPQICLLGATVIGRDLGPRISSAMHSGLTADCTELEIDSFEMSIGGVKKAYENQLCQIRPAFGGNIVATIVNPEHRPQMATVREGVMKKEIVDPNYKGEVIKHDVAKYVPETEYVVKVLERHVEKAKHNLKGAPIVVAGGYGMGSKENFDLLFELAKELHAEVGASRAAVDAGFVDHDRQIGQTGVTVRPKVYIAFGISGQIQHLAGMQDSGIIISVNSDPEAPINAIADYVINGTVEEVLPKMIKYYKANNK; from the coding sequence ATGAATAACGTATTTGTATATTGCGAAATTGAGGGCACAACCGTCGTTGACGTTTCCCTCGAACTTTTGTCCAAGGGTCGCAAGCTGGCCAACACTCTCGGCGTTCAGCTCGAGTGCATCTGCGCCGGCAAGGGCCTCGATGGCATTGAAAAGCAGGTGTTCCCGTACGGTGTGGACAAGGTTCATGTGTTCGACGCCGAAGGCCTGTTCCCCTACACCACCAACCCGCATGCAGCCCTCGTGGTGAACCTCTTCAAGGAAGAGCAGCCGCAGATTTGCTTGCTCGGTGCAACCGTGATTGGCCGTGACCTCGGCCCGCGCATTTCTAGCGCCATGCACAGCGGCCTTACCGCCGACTGTACCGAACTCGAAATCGACAGCTTCGAAATGAGCATCGGTGGCGTGAAGAAGGCTTACGAAAACCAGCTTTGCCAGATCCGCCCGGCATTCGGCGGTAACATCGTCGCAACAATCGTGAACCCGGAACACCGTCCGCAGATGGCAACCGTGCGCGAAGGCGTGATGAAGAAGGAAATCGTGGACCCGAACTACAAGGGCGAAGTCATCAAGCACGACGTGGCCAAGTACGTGCCGGAAACGGAATACGTGGTCAAGGTGCTCGAACGCCATGTGGAAAAGGCCAAGCACAACCTCAAGGGCGCCCCGATCGTGGTCGCCGGTGGTTACGGCATGGGCTCCAAGGAAAACTTCGACCTGCTGTTTGAACTTGCCAAGGAACTCCACGCAGAAGTCGGTGCTAGCCGCGCCGCCGTGGATGCGGGCTTTGTCGATCATGACCGTCAGATCGGTCAGACTGGCGTGACGGTCCGCCCGAAGGTCTACATCGCTTTCGGTATTTCCGGCCAGATCCAGCACCTCGCTGGCATGCAGGATTCAGGTATCATCATCTCCGTGAACTCCGACCCCGAAGCTCCGATCAACGCTATCGCTGATTACGTGATCAACGGCACAGTCGAAGAAGTCCTCCCGAAGATGATCAAGTATTACAAGGCAAACAATAAGTAG